In one Tessaracoccus palaemonis genomic region, the following are encoded:
- a CDS encoding cysteine hydrolase family protein — MTDNAWLVVIDGQRIFADPASEWGSPLWPGALEVISTLLPRFPGRTLLTRWVPPAPEKRVGSWRDYMSAWPFADRASDDPYLALVDELATVDAAVVDAPTFGKWEALAPLVGEAPDLVVVGVATDCCVISTVLPAADAGARITVVTDGCAGSTPENQAAALQVMGLFPPQVRLCTAAELG, encoded by the coding sequence ATGACTGACAACGCCTGGCTCGTGGTGATCGACGGGCAGCGGATCTTCGCGGACCCGGCGAGCGAGTGGGGTTCGCCCCTGTGGCCTGGGGCACTCGAGGTGATCTCCACGCTGCTGCCGCGGTTCCCCGGTCGCACGCTGCTGACCCGCTGGGTGCCGCCCGCACCGGAGAAGAGGGTCGGGTCGTGGCGCGACTACATGTCGGCCTGGCCGTTCGCCGACCGTGCCTCCGACGACCCCTACCTCGCGCTGGTCGACGAGCTCGCCACCGTCGACGCGGCCGTCGTGGACGCCCCGACGTTCGGCAAGTGGGAGGCGCTGGCCCCGCTGGTCGGCGAGGCCCCGGACCTCGTGGTCGTCGGGGTGGCGACCGACTGCTGCGTGATCTCGACGGTGCTCCCGGCAGCCGACGCGGGTGCGCGCATCACGGTGGTCACGGACGGCTGCGCGGGCTCGACGCCGGAGAACCAGGCGGCCGCTCTGCAGGTGATGGGGCTGTTCCCGCCGCAGGTGCGCCTGTGCACCGCGGCCGAACTGGGCTGA
- a CDS encoding GNAT family N-acetyltransferase: MEITRLPRPTDPAGPDFAPFELDARLWDEVLAETAGDADLGQSALRRWAECDPNPHTSTHWFGASVDSRLVGVATLDLPQQDNRRIAYVSVAVEHDSRGRGIGGALLEAALETAQADGRTNFQAWTWETRRDPAEGGLSARDGDGVIDPASPRAGFLLAHGFRLAQVETMSRLMLPDRNRLLGMLGDAADAAGDDYELVSWVGATPPGHLDDVARLMEAMSTDVPTGEAELEAEAYDAARVRLADARLDLAGATQIVTAARHRRTGALVGFTRLIHDPARPEVGDQWDTLVVGPHRGHGLGLWMKCRNLIELSDARPAARRVVTGNASENAHMLAINTRLGFVPVAASGWFERREPTDGAQ, from the coding sequence GTGGAGATCACGCGCCTGCCTCGCCCGACGGACCCCGCGGGCCCCGACTTCGCGCCCTTCGAGCTGGACGCCCGGCTGTGGGACGAGGTCCTCGCCGAGACGGCCGGTGACGCCGACCTCGGCCAGTCGGCGCTGCGGCGGTGGGCCGAGTGCGATCCCAACCCGCACACCAGCACCCACTGGTTCGGGGCGTCGGTCGACTCGCGCCTGGTCGGGGTCGCGACGCTGGATCTGCCGCAGCAGGACAACCGGCGCATCGCGTACGTGTCGGTGGCCGTCGAGCACGACAGCAGGGGTCGCGGCATCGGCGGCGCGCTGCTGGAGGCCGCGCTCGAGACCGCGCAGGCCGACGGCCGCACGAACTTCCAGGCCTGGACCTGGGAGACGCGCCGGGACCCGGCCGAGGGGGGCCTCAGCGCGCGCGACGGGGACGGCGTCATCGACCCGGCCTCCCCGCGCGCCGGGTTCCTGCTCGCCCACGGATTCCGCCTCGCCCAGGTCGAGACCATGTCCCGGCTCATGCTGCCCGACCGCAACCGGCTGCTCGGCATGCTGGGCGATGCGGCGGACGCGGCCGGCGACGACTACGAACTGGTGAGCTGGGTCGGAGCGACTCCGCCCGGCCACCTGGACGACGTCGCCCGCCTCATGGAGGCCATGAGCACCGACGTTCCGACGGGGGAGGCGGAGCTGGAGGCCGAGGCCTACGACGCGGCGCGCGTGCGGCTGGCCGACGCCCGGCTCGACCTCGCCGGTGCCACGCAGATCGTCACCGCCGCCCGGCACCGTCGCACGGGAGCCCTGGTCGGCTTCACACGGCTGATCCACGACCCGGCCCGCCCCGAGGTCGGCGACCAGTGGGACACGCTCGTGGTGGGGCCGCACCGCGGCCACGGCCTCGGGCTGTGGATGAAGTGCCGCAACCTCATCGAGCTCAGCGACGCCCGGCCTGCGGCCCGCCGGGTCGTGACGGGTAACGCGTCGGAGAACGCCCACATGCTCGCCATCAACACGCGACTCGGATTCGTGCCCGTGGCGGCCTCAGGCTGGTTCGAGCGGCGGGAGCCGACCGATGGCGCTCAGTAG
- a CDS encoding TetR family transcriptional regulator translates to MALSRAAITGAGLEILDTYGLGDLSMRRVADTLGVQAGALYYHVPNKQSLLAALADEVLDAVDVPEAGLPLEEWLVAWASALRAALLARRDGAELVASSLALGLGGIDPTVPAVDRLAEAGVAMPGPTARALLHLVLGQAVTEQTQSQMHALGVLTSFDARRAEQDFACGVGIFVDGVSSRAPVAR, encoded by the coding sequence ATGGCGCTCAGTAGGGCGGCGATCACGGGGGCCGGACTCGAGATCCTCGACACCTACGGCCTCGGCGACCTGAGCATGCGGCGCGTCGCGGACACGCTCGGCGTCCAGGCCGGGGCGCTGTACTACCACGTCCCCAACAAGCAGAGCCTGCTCGCGGCCCTCGCGGACGAGGTGCTCGACGCCGTGGACGTCCCCGAGGCGGGGCTGCCCCTCGAGGAATGGCTCGTCGCGTGGGCCTCGGCGCTGAGAGCTGCGCTACTGGCCCGTCGCGACGGCGCGGAGCTGGTCGCCTCCTCACTCGCGCTGGGGCTGGGCGGCATCGACCCGACGGTGCCGGCCGTCGACAGGCTGGCCGAGGCCGGCGTGGCGATGCCGGGGCCGACAGCCCGGGCGCTGCTGCACCTCGTCCTGGGTCAGGCGGTCACGGAGCAGACGCAGTCGCAGATGCACGCCCTCGGGGTGCTGACGAGCTTCGACGCCCGACGTGCGGAGCAGGACTTCGCCTGCGGCGTCGGCATCTTCGTCGACGGGGTCAGCTCGCGGGCGCCCGTCGCCCGATGA
- the argC gene encoding N-acetyl-gamma-glutamyl-phosphate reductase, giving the protein MTYSVAVAGCTGYAGGELLRLLLAHPDVSIGALTGNSSVGDLLGQHQPHLAPLADRVVQETSAQVLAGHDVVFLALPHGTSAAIAEQLGDDVVVIDAGADFRLNDATQWKKFYGTPHAGTWPYGLPELPGAREALAGSRRVAVPGCYPTACTLALLPAVAGSLVDPSQIVIVAASGTSGAGKSLKPNLLGSEVMGSMSPYGVGGVHRHTPEITQNLAGVTDERVVVSFTPTLAPMPRGILATCSAPVAPGVTTDVARATYEAFYADEPFVDLLAEGVWPQTASIVGSNRVIVQVVVDETAGRLIAISAIDNLTKGTAGGAVQSMNLALGLPEGTGLSTVGVAP; this is encoded by the coding sequence ATGACCTACTCAGTCGCAGTGGCAGGCTGCACCGGCTACGCGGGGGGCGAGCTCCTGCGGCTCCTCCTTGCCCATCCCGACGTGAGCATCGGTGCGCTGACCGGGAACTCCAGCGTCGGCGATCTGCTCGGCCAGCATCAGCCGCACCTCGCGCCGCTCGCCGACCGCGTCGTGCAGGAGACGAGCGCCCAGGTGCTCGCCGGGCACGACGTCGTGTTCCTCGCGCTGCCGCACGGCACCTCTGCGGCGATTGCCGAGCAGCTGGGCGACGATGTCGTCGTCATCGACGCGGGCGCGGACTTCCGGCTGAACGACGCCACGCAGTGGAAGAAGTTCTACGGAACGCCCCACGCGGGCACCTGGCCCTACGGGCTGCCCGAGCTCCCCGGTGCGCGCGAGGCGCTGGCCGGCAGCCGTCGCGTCGCCGTCCCCGGCTGCTATCCGACGGCGTGCACACTGGCACTGCTGCCCGCGGTCGCCGGCTCGCTCGTCGACCCGTCGCAGATCGTCATCGTCGCCGCCAGCGGCACCTCCGGCGCCGGCAAGTCCCTGAAGCCGAACCTGCTCGGCTCCGAGGTGATGGGCTCCATGAGCCCCTACGGCGTCGGCGGCGTCCACCGGCACACGCCCGAGATCACCCAGAACCTCGCAGGTGTCACCGACGAGCGGGTGGTCGTCAGCTTCACCCCGACCCTGGCGCCCATGCCGCGCGGCATCCTCGCGACCTGCTCCGCCCCCGTCGCGCCCGGCGTGACCACCGACGTGGCGCGCGCCACCTACGAGGCCTTCTACGCCGACGAGCCCTTCGTCGACCTGCTGGCCGAGGGCGTGTGGCCCCAGACGGCCTCGATCGTCGGCTCGAACCGCGTCATCGTCCAGGTGGTCGTCGACGAGACGGCCGGACGGCTCATCGCCATCAGCGCGATCGACAACCTGACGAAGGGCACCGCCGGCGGCGCGGTGCAGTCCATGAACCTTGCCCTCGGGCTCCCCGAGGGCACCGGCCTCAGCACGGTAGGAGTGGCCCCGTGA
- the argJ gene encoding bifunctional glutamate N-acetyltransferase/amino-acid acetyltransferase ArgJ has product MSITAPQGFVAAGVTAGLKPSGRADVALVRNLGPSMSAAAVFTSNRVFAAPVKWSRQAVADGQLQAVILNSGGANACTGPEGFADSAATASRVADRLGLITDNVAVCSTGLIGVRLPMDLLLAGVDDAAASLAPDGGPDAARAIMTTDTVPKEAVAEGAGWSIGGMAKGAGMLAPGLATMLVVLTTDAELPADALQGALREATRLSFDRADSDGCMSTNDTVILMSSGASGVTPGVAEFTASLTALCQDLARHLIADAEGAAHEIAIEVTGAASERDAELVGREIARSNLFKCAIFGGDPNWGRVLSAIGVTDAAFDADDLDVSFNGVMVCRAGQIGEPRDLVDLSGRHVRVTVDLHAGDRSATILTNDLTYDYVKENAEYST; this is encoded by the coding sequence GTGAGCATCACCGCACCCCAGGGATTCGTCGCGGCCGGCGTCACGGCCGGCCTCAAGCCGAGCGGCCGCGCCGACGTCGCACTGGTCCGCAACCTCGGCCCGTCCATGTCGGCCGCCGCGGTCTTCACCAGCAACCGCGTCTTCGCCGCACCCGTGAAGTGGTCCCGGCAGGCCGTCGCGGACGGCCAGCTGCAGGCCGTCATCCTCAACTCCGGCGGCGCCAACGCCTGCACGGGGCCGGAGGGCTTCGCCGACTCGGCGGCCACGGCCTCGCGGGTCGCGGACCGACTCGGCCTCATCACGGACAACGTCGCGGTGTGCTCCACCGGCCTCATCGGCGTCCGTCTGCCCATGGACCTGCTGCTCGCAGGCGTCGACGACGCGGCCGCCAGCCTGGCTCCCGACGGCGGCCCCGACGCCGCCAGGGCCATCATGACCACCGACACCGTCCCGAAGGAGGCCGTGGCCGAGGGCGCCGGCTGGAGCATCGGCGGGATGGCCAAGGGCGCCGGCATGCTGGCCCCCGGGCTCGCGACCATGCTCGTGGTGCTGACGACCGATGCCGAGCTGCCCGCGGACGCTCTGCAGGGGGCGCTGCGGGAGGCCACCCGGCTGAGCTTCGACCGCGCCGACTCCGACGGGTGCATGTCCACCAACGACACGGTCATCCTGATGTCGTCTGGTGCCTCGGGCGTCACCCCCGGGGTGGCTGAGTTCACGGCATCCCTGACCGCGCTGTGCCAGGACCTCGCCCGCCATCTGATCGCCGACGCCGAGGGCGCTGCGCACGAGATCGCCATCGAGGTGACGGGGGCGGCGAGCGAACGCGACGCAGAGCTCGTCGGCCGCGAGATCGCGCGGTCGAACCTGTTCAAGTGCGCGATCTTTGGCGGCGACCCCAACTGGGGTCGCGTGCTGTCCGCCATCGGCGTCACCGACGCCGCCTTCGACGCCGACGACCTCGACGTCTCCTTCAACGGCGTCATGGTCTGCCGCGCCGGGCAGATCGGCGAACCGCGCGACCTGGTCGACCTCAGCGGCCGCCACGTCCGCGTCACCGTCGACCTGCACGCAGGCGACCGGAGCGCCACCATCCTCACCAACGACCTCACCTATGACTACGTCAAGGAGAACGCGGAGTACTCGACATGA
- the argB gene encoding acetylglutamate kinase: MSPKTLVQRHPELLTKASTLIEALPWLAQYAGETVVIKYGGNAMIDDDLKRAFAEDIVFLKRVGVKPVVVHGGGPQITEMLDRLGIVSEFRGGLRVTTPEAMDVVRMVLVGQVGRELVNLINQHGNFAVGMSGEDGGLFSATRRGLQVGDEEIDLGLVGDVDAVDPSSLIDLIDAGRIPVVATVAPDKQGNALNINGDTSAAALAVALGAKRLVMLTNVAGVYANWPDEESIITQIGTDEVRAMLPSLDAGMIPKMEACLRAVEGGVTSATVIDGRVKHCLLLEIFTNEGVGTMVTNEEPGA; this comes from the coding sequence ATGAGCCCGAAGACCCTGGTGCAGCGGCACCCTGAGCTCCTCACCAAGGCATCCACGCTCATCGAGGCGCTGCCCTGGCTCGCGCAGTACGCGGGGGAGACGGTCGTCATCAAGTACGGCGGCAACGCGATGATCGACGACGACCTCAAGCGGGCGTTCGCCGAGGACATCGTCTTCCTCAAGCGCGTCGGCGTGAAGCCCGTCGTCGTGCACGGCGGTGGGCCGCAGATCACCGAGATGCTCGACAGGCTCGGCATCGTCTCGGAGTTCCGCGGCGGGCTGCGCGTCACGACCCCGGAGGCGATGGACGTCGTGCGGATGGTGCTCGTCGGCCAGGTCGGCCGCGAGCTCGTCAACCTGATCAACCAGCACGGCAACTTCGCCGTCGGCATGTCGGGCGAGGACGGCGGACTGTTCAGCGCCACCCGGCGCGGGCTGCAGGTCGGCGACGAGGAGATCGACCTGGGGCTGGTCGGTGACGTCGACGCGGTGGACCCGAGCTCGCTGATCGACCTGATCGACGCAGGGCGCATTCCCGTCGTCGCGACGGTCGCACCCGACAAGCAGGGCAACGCGCTCAACATCAACGGCGACACCTCGGCGGCGGCGCTCGCCGTGGCGCTCGGGGCGAAGCGGCTCGTGATGCTGACGAACGTTGCGGGGGTCTACGCGAACTGGCCCGACGAGGAGTCGATCATCACACAGATCGGCACCGACGAGGTCCGGGCGATGCTGCCGTCGCTCGATGCGGGCATGATCCCCAAGATGGAGGCCTGCCTGCGTGCGGTCGAGGGCGGCGTCACGTCCGCGACGGTGATCGACGGACGCGTCAAACACTGCCTGCTGCTCGAGATCTTCACGAACGAGGGCGTTGGCACCATGGTCACGAACGAGGAGCCGGGAGCATGA
- a CDS encoding acetylornithine transaminase, with product MTQDQLIHRYDAVMMNAFGAPKRVFARGEGVHVWDADGRRYTDLLSGIAVLALGHANPAVTRAITDQLHQLGHVSNFFASEPQVRLAERLAALTGADDTRVFFANSGTEANEAAFKITRLTGRTRIIAMEGSFHGRTMGALALTSSEKYRAPFEPLPGDVTFVPFGDATALADAVDETVAAVVLETVQGENGVVPVPAGFLAEARRITREAGALLWIDEVQTGMGRSGEYLAHRADGIVADLVTLAKGLGNGFPIGACLASGPAAGLITPGLHGTTFGGNPVAAAAGNAVLDQLEGGVLENARAVGAWLADAIRGLGHPKIAEVRGRGLLLGVVLTEDIAPRVADAALEAGWIINAPRPGVLRVAPPLISTREDLEGFVAVLPGLLDAHG from the coding sequence ATGACACAGGATCAGCTGATCCACCGCTACGACGCGGTCATGATGAACGCCTTCGGCGCGCCCAAGCGGGTCTTCGCCCGCGGCGAGGGAGTCCACGTCTGGGACGCCGACGGTCGCCGCTACACCGACCTGCTCTCCGGCATCGCGGTGCTCGCGCTCGGCCATGCCAACCCCGCGGTGACGCGGGCGATCACGGACCAGCTCCACCAGCTGGGCCACGTCTCGAACTTCTTCGCCAGCGAGCCGCAGGTGCGCCTCGCCGAGCGGCTCGCCGCGCTGACGGGCGCCGACGACACGCGCGTGTTCTTCGCGAACTCCGGAACGGAGGCGAACGAGGCGGCCTTCAAGATCACGAGGCTGACCGGGCGCACCCGGATCATCGCGATGGAGGGCTCCTTCCACGGCCGCACCATGGGGGCGCTGGCCCTGACCTCCTCCGAGAAGTACCGCGCGCCGTTCGAGCCGCTGCCCGGAGACGTGACCTTCGTGCCGTTCGGCGACGCCACGGCCTTGGCCGATGCCGTCGATGAGACCGTGGCCGCCGTCGTCCTCGAGACGGTGCAGGGGGAGAACGGCGTCGTGCCCGTGCCCGCCGGCTTCCTCGCGGAGGCGCGGCGGATCACCCGCGAGGCGGGCGCGCTGCTCTGGATCGACGAGGTCCAGACCGGCATGGGGCGCAGCGGTGAGTATCTCGCCCACCGGGCCGACGGCATCGTCGCGGATCTCGTGACGCTGGCCAAGGGGCTGGGCAACGGCTTCCCCATCGGGGCGTGCCTCGCCTCGGGGCCCGCGGCAGGGCTGATCACCCCCGGCCTCCACGGCACCACCTTCGGCGGCAACCCCGTCGCCGCTGCCGCTGGCAACGCCGTCCTCGACCAGCTCGAGGGGGGCGTGCTGGAGAACGCGCGCGCCGTCGGCGCCTGGCTGGCCGACGCGATCCGCGGGCTGGGCCACCCGAAGATCGCCGAGGTCCGGGGCCGCGGCCTGCTGCTCGGCGTCGTCCTGACCGAGGACATCGCCCCCCGGGTGGCAGACGCCGCGCTGGAGGCGGGCTGGATCATCAACGCACCGCGCCCCGGGGTGCTGCGCGTCGCCCCGCCCCTGATCTCGACGCGCGAGGACCTCGAGGGCTTCGTCGCCGTGCTGCCCGGACTGCTGGACGCCCATGGCTAA
- a CDS encoding arginine repressor — MANPTRTGRLAVLRQLLQEARYTSQGELIDALGEHGIVVSQPTLSKDLLELGAVRQRAVGGALVYAAALEEGEDAVLEKLARLCAELLQSIRHAGTQILIKTPPGAAQYFASYLDQACLHGVLGTIAGDDTLLVIATDDEAAESTVGQISEMTRTGRPAEREQL, encoded by the coding sequence ATGGCTAACCCGACCCGCACCGGGCGCCTCGCGGTGCTGCGGCAACTCCTGCAGGAGGCGCGCTACACGTCGCAGGGGGAACTCATCGACGCGCTGGGCGAGCACGGCATCGTCGTCAGCCAGCCGACGCTGTCCAAGGACCTCCTCGAGCTCGGCGCCGTCAGGCAACGCGCCGTCGGCGGTGCCCTCGTGTACGCAGCGGCACTGGAGGAGGGGGAGGACGCCGTCCTCGAGAAGCTGGCCCGGCTGTGTGCCGAGCTGCTGCAGTCCATCCGGCACGCCGGAACCCAGATCCTCATCAAGACGCCGCCCGGGGCGGCGCAGTACTTCGCGTCGTACCTCGACCAGGCCTGCCTCCACGGCGTCCTCGGTACGATCGCAGGCGACGACACCCTCCTGGTGATCGCCACGGACGACGAGGCCGCAGAGTCGACGGTCGGACAGATCTCGGAGATGACCCGGACCGGAAGGCCGGCGGAGAGGGAGCAGTTGTGA